From one Streptococcus oralis genomic stretch:
- a CDS encoding TetR/AcrR family transcriptional regulator — protein MDKTVFESFEDYLEEANYPQGKKKIMQAAVDLISTRSYHGTSTLHIAERAGLSQATLFKYFKTKDDLLTAILHPVVPSIFGSFFEELLAFETTEERVRYLVHDRMSYLKKNRALMKIILQESFSNKKLKNEQIFIWNAIQDKLRVLHKELLADPRVNPELTIPQMVRICVAPLLAYFAQLYIVSDNGEIKEEDLDLLEKQILGALWK, from the coding sequence ATGGATAAGACTGTTTTTGAATCGTTTGAAGATTACTTAGAAGAAGCGAATTACCCTCAAGGAAAGAAAAAAATCATGCAGGCAGCAGTGGATCTCATATCAACTAGGAGTTACCATGGGACCTCAACTCTTCACATAGCTGAGCGTGCTGGACTAAGCCAGGCAACTTTGTTTAAGTATTTTAAGACGAAGGATGATCTACTGACGGCTATTTTACATCCTGTAGTCCCAAGCATTTTCGGTAGTTTTTTTGAGGAACTCTTAGCTTTTGAAACGACAGAAGAGAGGGTTCGTTATCTCGTCCACGATCGTATGAGCTATCTCAAAAAAAATCGTGCTTTGATGAAAATCATTCTGCAGGAGAGTTTTTCAAATAAAAAACTAAAAAATGAACAGATTTTTATCTGGAATGCTATTCAAGATAAACTTCGAGTACTTCATAAGGAATTGCTAGCAGATCCACGTGTAAATCCAGAGTTAACGATTCCTCAAATGGTTCGTATTTGTGTTGCTCCATTGTTGGCTTACTTCGCTCAACTTTATATCGTTAGCGACAATGGAGAAATAAAGGAAGAGGACCTAGACTTATTAGAAAAACAGATTTTGGGTGCTTTGTGGAAATAG
- a CDS encoding ABC transporter ATP-binding protein → MKKLLHLQDLDKSFGRQMVLNHVSFELHPGEIIGLIGPSGAGKSTMIKTMLGMEKADGGVALVLNHTMPNRHILGDIGYMAQSDALYESLSGQENLEFFGQLKGLSKKDLKAEIAHIAQVVDLTDYLNKAVSGYSGGMKRRLSLAIALLGNPQLLILDEPTVGIDPSLRKKIWKELFALRDNGVGILVTTHVMDEAELTDKVGLLLGGKIIAFDTPQHLKESYQVSSIEEVFLKAEGE, encoded by the coding sequence ATGAAAAAATTGCTACATTTACAAGATTTGGATAAGTCTTTTGGTCGTCAAATGGTTCTGAATCATGTCAGCTTTGAATTGCATCCAGGAGAAATTATAGGATTAATTGGTCCGTCTGGTGCTGGTAAATCAACTATGATTAAAACCATGTTAGGGATGGAAAAGGCTGATGGAGGCGTAGCTTTAGTGTTAAATCACACTATGCCCAATCGCCATATTTTAGGAGATATTGGCTATATGGCCCAATCAGATGCTTTATACGAGTCCTTGTCAGGCCAAGAAAATCTGGAATTTTTTGGTCAGCTAAAGGGGCTTTCTAAAAAAGACCTAAAGGCGGAAATTGCTCATATAGCTCAAGTAGTAGATCTGACAGACTACTTAAACAAGGCGGTATCTGGTTATTCTGGAGGAATGAAACGGCGTTTGTCTCTTGCTATCGCGCTGTTAGGAAATCCTCAACTCTTGATTTTGGACGAACCGACAGTTGGAATTGATCCTTCTCTTCGAAAGAAAATCTGGAAAGAATTATTCGCGCTTAGAGACAATGGGGTTGGGATATTAGTTACTACCCATGTTATGGATGAAGCAGAGTTGACGGATAAGGTCGGCTTATTATTAGGCGGAAAAATCATTGCTTTTGATACACCGCAACACTTAAAAGAAAGTTATCAAGTTTCAAGTATTGAAGAAGTATTTTTAAAAGCAGAAGGTGAGTAA
- a CDS encoding ABC transporter permease: protein MRTIAIAKKVIKELLRDKRTLALMFIAPVFIMWLMNLMFSASTTVNVKLATQDLPTGLVTKMDELDHVDVETYQDLDQAKEALANEKVDAVISYKNGEYQVDYANTDASKTSMIRQVLRTSIASEGTDQLLSRVKQALPQLESDAKTPEIKESYQYGDENTSFFTSMIPVLIGFVVFFFVFLISGMALLKERTSGTLERLLATPVKRSEIVYGYMLSYGIIAIFQTAVVVLAAIWLLDVEVVGSILNVIIVNVVLALVALAFGILLSTLAKSEFQMMQFIPLVIMPQLFFSGIIPLSSMGEWAPTVGKFLPLTYSGDAISQIILYGHNLGDILPNLGVLMIFLIILTILNIVGLRRYRKV from the coding sequence ATGAGAACAATAGCGATTGCAAAAAAGGTCATCAAAGAATTACTTCGTGACAAACGAACTCTAGCCCTGATGTTTATAGCACCTGTTTTTATCATGTGGTTGATGAACCTCATGTTTTCAGCTAGTACAACCGTGAATGTCAAGTTGGCAACACAAGATCTACCAACTGGTTTGGTAACGAAAATGGATGAGCTCGATCATGTGGACGTCGAGACTTATCAAGACTTAGATCAAGCCAAAGAAGCGCTAGCAAATGAAAAAGTCGATGCTGTGATTTCTTATAAAAACGGTGAGTACCAGGTCGACTACGCAAACACAGACGCCTCCAAGACCTCTATGATACGACAAGTGTTACGGACAAGTATCGCCAGTGAAGGCACCGATCAGTTACTATCTCGTGTCAAACAAGCCCTTCCACAATTGGAATCGGATGCAAAAACACCAGAAATCAAGGAGTCTTACCAGTATGGAGATGAAAATACAAGCTTCTTTACCAGTATGATTCCGGTTTTGATAGGTTTTGTAGTTTTCTTCTTTGTCTTTTTGATTTCAGGTATGGCGCTTTTGAAAGAGCGCACCAGTGGAACACTAGAACGTTTGTTAGCAACACCAGTGAAACGATCTGAAATCGTCTATGGCTATATGTTGTCTTACGGTATTATTGCGATTTTTCAAACGGCAGTTGTCGTTTTAGCAGCAATTTGGCTACTAGATGTAGAAGTTGTAGGAAGTATTTTAAATGTTATAATAGTTAATGTGGTACTGGCTCTTGTAGCACTAGCTTTTGGAATTCTCTTGTCTACTCTAGCAAAATCGGAATTCCAAATGATGCAATTTATTCCTCTCGTGATTATGCCCCAACTTTTTTTCTCAGGGATTATTCCATTGTCATCCATGGGAGAATGGGCTCCAACTGTGGGGAAATTTTTGCCATTAACCTATTCTGGTGATGCAATAAGCCAGATTATTCTTTACGGACACAATCTTGGTGATATTTTGCCAAATCTTGGTGTTTTAATGATTTTCTTGATCATTTTAACAATTCTCAATATTGTTGGATTGCGTCGTTATCGTAAAGTTTAG